GAACCGTGGTGATGCGCTGGCTGACGATCAAGCCGACCAATGCATCGGGATCTCTGTGCGCACCGGGCGGCGCCACCACCAGCGTTGCCCCTTCAAGCAAAGTCCAAAAGAACTCCCAGGCCGAGACGTCGAAGCTAAATGGCGTCTTCTGCAACACGACGTCTGTTGCCTTCAGATCATAGGCGCTCTGCATCCAGATCAGGCGATTGACGATAGCCCGATGCTCATTCTGTGCCCCTTTGGGCGTGCCCGTGGATCCCGAGGTGTAGATCACATAGGCGAGATTGCGGGAGGTCAGGTTGAGCGCGCGCGGGTCAGGATCCGCTTCCGACAAGCTGGCCCAGGCCGGCGTCGCAGCATCGAGCTCCACCACACTCACATCGGCCGGCACAACCGCGCCGAAGGCGGCATGGCCGGCCACATCGGCCAGCAGCAGCCGCGGCGCCGCATCGTCGAGCACCTGATGCAGCCGCGCCGAGGGATAGGCCGGATCCAGCGGCACATACGCCCCGCCAGCCTTCAGGATCGCCAAAAGCCCAACAACCATCATCGGACTGCGCTCGACGCAAATCGCAACCGGCTGGTCCGGCCTGACCCCGAGAGCGATCAGGTGATGTGCCAAGCGATTGGCCCGCGCGTTGAGCTCGCCATAGCTCAGCCGCTCATCTCCGCAGACCACCGCCACCGCATCCGGCGCCTTGTGCACCTGCGCCTCGAACAGCTCGTGGATGCACCGCTCCGCAGCGTACGGCGCCGCCGTCCGGTTCAGCTCCTCCAGCAGATACGAGCGCTCGGCAGCCGACAGCAGCTCAATCCGGCGGACTTCTTGCTGCGCATCGGCAGCCATTGCCCGCAGCAGCGCCAGCAGATAACCACGCTGCCGCTCGATCGTCGCCTGATCAAACAGCGCCGTGGCATAAGCCAGCGTTCCGGCGATCTGCTCGCCATGCTCGCCAAGGCTCAGCTCCAGATCGAACTTGACCTGGTCAAACTCATGCCCGGCAGCTTCGACACTCAGCCCCGGCAGCTCCAATGACGCAACCGCATTGTTCTCCCAGGCCAGCATCACCTGGAATAACGGCGTGTGATCAAGAGCCCGGGGCGGCTGCACGATCTCCACCACCTGCTCGAACGGCAGATCCTGATGCTCCTGCGCAGCCAGTACCGTGCGCCGCGTCCGCTCCAGAAGCTCCGACACGCTTGGCTTGCCCGACAGGTCCAGCCGTAGCGCCAGGGTGTTGACGAAGAAGCCGATCAGCTCTTCGATCTCGCGGAGCCCCCGATTGGCGCTCGGCACGCCAATCACAAGATCGTCCTGCCCCGACAGACGCGACAGCACCGCCGCCCAGGCCGCCAGCACCGTCATGAACAACGTCGTGCCATGCTGCAGGCTCAGCCGCTTCAGCTCCCGCGTCAGATCCGCATCGACGGTAACCGGGACCGTGGCCGCGGCAAACGACTGCTGGCCAGGCCGCGCACGGTCCGTCGGCAAGACAAGACGGGTCGTGCCTGTCAGAGCGCTGCGCCAATACTGCGCCTGCTTCTGCAGCCGTTCCCCCGACAGCCATTGGCGTTGCCAGGCGGCGTAATCCGGATACTGGATCGCAAGCGGCGGCAGGGGATCGTCCTGCCCAGCCTCGAACGCCCGGTAGAGCTGGCTAAGTTCACGCAGCAGCACGCCCATCGACCAGCCGTCCGAGACGATGTGATGCTGGGTCAGCAGGAAGACGTGCTCCTCAGCCGACATCCGCACCAGATGCCCGCGGATCAGCGGACCGCGCGCAAGATTGAACGGCGTGCGTCCCTCTTGATGGCACAGAGCCAAAAGTGCCGCTTCCGCATCCGATCTCTCCCGCAGATCGTGGTCAACTATCGGCAGTCCCGCATCCGGCGGCAGAACCTCAACCCGGGGCTTACCTTGCGTCGCGACAAAGACACTGCGCAGCGCCTCATGGCGCGCAAACAGACAATCAAGGCTGCGCTGCCAGGCGGTGCGGTCGAGCCCCCCGCGCAGTCGCAGGGTCAGCGGAATGTGATAGTTCGTGCTGCCTTCGTTCAGCTGCGCCAAAAACCATAGCCGCTGCTGCGCAAATGACAGCACAAGCGGCTCATGGCGCGACACGGCTGCAATCGATGGCAGCTGTTGCGGTCCGGAGCGGCTCAACAGCTCGACGACACTTGCCGCCAGGTCAGTCAGCACTGGCCTTGCGAACAGCGTTGACAGCGGTAGTTCAACCCCAACCGCCTGCGACAGCCGGCTCGACATCTGCACGGCCAAGAGGGAGTGGCCGCCCAGTTCGAAGAAGTGGTCGTTGCGCCCGATGCGCTCGACACCAAGGAGCTCGGCCCAGATCTGCGCCAGCGCCGTCTCGACCGCGCCTTGCGGCGCCTCATAGGCTGCCAGCGCATAGGCCTGATCGGCCGGCGCCGGCAGCGCGTTGCGATCGAGCTTGCCATTGACCGTGAGCGGAAGCGCTGCCAGCCGCACGAACGCGCTCGGCACCATGTAGTCCGGCAGCCGCGCACTCAAGTGCGCGCGCAAAGCGCTCGCAAGCCCGCCCGCATCGCCCTCATCCGAGCCGGCCTCGGGCGCGCAGACCACATAGGCGATCAGATGCTTGTCACCGGCGCCGTTCTGGCTCGCCACCACCACCGCCTCGCGCACCCAGGCGTGTTCGCAAAGCTTTGCGACGATCTCGCCCGGCTCGATGCGATAGCCGCGGATCTTCACCTGATCGTCGTTGCGGCCCAGGAACTCAAGATTGCCGTCCGGCAGGTAGCGTGCCAGGTCGCCGGTCCGGTACAGCCGATCGCCCTCGACAAAGGGACTGGCGATGAACCGCTCGGCTGTCAGCTCAGGGCGGTTCAGATAGCCCCGTGCCACCCCCGCCCCGCCAATGTAAAGCTCGCCCACCGCGCCGAACGGCACGGGCGCGCCATAGCCATCCAGCAGGTACACCCGCGTGTTGGCGATTGGACGCCCGATGTGAGGCATCTCGGACCAACATGACGGATCAGCTGCAAGGCGGTGCTCGGAAATGACGCTGATTTCTGTGGACCCATATTGATTGATCAATCTCGCGTTCGGGTGTGCTTCGAAGAACGCCCTAAGCAGTGGAGTGGCTTGCAGTCGTTCGCCGGCTGTATAAAGCTCTCTTAAAGAGGGCAGCTGCACGCGCTGCCTACTCCAGACTTCCGCAAAATGATTCAATGCTACGAACGGGAGGAAAAGCCGCTCGATCGCCTCCCGCTGTACAAATTCCAGCAGGTCGGAGAAGCGCCTCCGGGTCTCTTCCTGCACGAGCACAAGCGCTCCGCCGTCCTTCCAACAGATGAACAACTCCTGACAGGACACATCGAAGTTCAGGGTCGCAAATTGAAGTGTGCGCAGTTTTGACGCGCCGATCCCCGCAAGCGAATTCACGAGTGCGCCGTGGGACATTTCAACGCCCTTGGGGATTCCGGTTGAGCCGGAGGTATAGATGACATAGGCGAGATGGCGCGATGTGAGGCCAAGCGTGACTGGGTCCGGGTTCGAAGGCGGCCGCTCGCCCCAAGTCGGGGCCGCCATCTCCAGATCGACCACCTTCACATCGGCCACGGCCTCGGCGCCCAATGCGGTTCGACCGGCGACATCGCAAAGCAGCAGTTTCGGTTTTGCATCGTCGACAATCTGCCGCAGCCGCGCTGAGGGATACGCCGGATCTAGCGGCAGATAGGCGCCTCCGGCCTTCAGGATCGCCAAGACACCAACCACCATCGCTGGGCTGCGTTCCAGGCAGATTGCCACCGGCTGGTCCGGCTTGACCCCGAGCTCGATCAGATGATGCGCCAGCCGGTTAGCGCGCGCATTAAGTTCGCCATAGCTCAGTCTCTCCTTCGCATGGACCACCGCCACCGCTTCCGGTGCCTTTTGCACCTGCGCCTCGAACAGCTCGTGGATACATCGCTCAAAAGAATAAGGCGCCGCCGTCCGGTTCAAATCCTCGAGTAGATACGCGCGTTCGTCGGTTGGCAGAATGCCGATTCGGCCGACAGACTGCCCCGCATCGTCCATCACGCCGCGTAACAAAGCTTGCAAATGCTGTGTCATGCGGTCAATCTGCTTGGGCGCTAATCGAGCGGCATCAAAATGCCAGCGGAAGCGCCCATCCAGAGCGCGAACCTCAAAGGTCAGCAAATCGCCGCATATGGCTTGGGCAGCCTTATGGTTCGTCGACAGACCGTCGGCGACGGAACAGCTCTCTGTCGTGATGGCAATGCCGATCGGCCAAGGCTGAGGCGCCCGTAGCGCCTCCACTCCTCGCAATGTCGGGCAGCGCGCGATCAGATCTCGGGAAAAGCTAGCGTGCGCTTTCAGCTGAGCGACTTCGGCCGCTACGGTTTTGCGGACCTTTTCAAAATCATGACCAAGCTCGATGAAAACATCCATCGGCACGACGGAGGCGATCAACATCTCGACGAGTTTGCAGCCAGTTTGCAATCCGTCCCATGCAGGCTTCCATCCCAGTTGAAACTCTTCTTGCCTCGTGATCCGAGCGAGATAGATTAGCCAAGCCGTTACCAAATATTCCGAGCGGTCTTGTGGGGAAAGTTTAGCCAGCGCGCTTGAGCTAAACCACGAACTCGACTGCCATCGGGAAGGCGCCGCAGCCACGGACGATGACACGAAAGGAGGATGCAATCTTCTAAACTGCTCGAGGCGCCGTCGCCAAAACTCCTCCCCGCGCGCCAGCAGCTCATGTGCGCCAGATATGCTCTGCACGTGTTCATCGCTCATTCCGCATCACCAAATATGGTGTCGGCAGTATCGCAGCTGCCACTCAACCGCGTCAGCGTTTCAGGTAAGCGTTCTCATCGAACGACTTCTCCTCTATGGCGCTCTTTAGAGGATTACGCATGTATCGTGCCAACGGTGAAATCGAGTGCGATCTCTGCGATCGTCACAGCGGGGCTATGTCAGCTCTCCAACAGCGTCGCCCGACATCGTACAATTGAGCGCGCCATTAATCGGAATAAGCATCCCCCCGCCTGGTCTTCCGGACAAGCCTGGACTCCCAAAGTAATTTGTCGACTCAGCCGAACCGCATCGCCTGCGCCTTTCGCAAAACCGGGACAAAGAGTTTTTCTGAGGTCCGCGCGTGCGGCACGCGGCAGTGCTAGATGGCTCGAGTAAACGTTTCTCGCAATTAGCGACAGTTCATATTGGATGGTGTTTCTTCGCGTCGCTCAATATGTAGAGCCTGCAGGGTCGTCGAGCTTGTGGCGCTCGGTTCCGGTGAGGGGCGGGTTGAAGATGCTAACGATGATCAAGTCCTTGCCCCGTCCCCCGCGCAGGAAATGCTTGTCATGCTTGTCAAGTACATACATGTCGCCCCGGCGAATGGGAAAGACATTGCCGTCCATGTCCTCGACCTCACCCTCTCCGCCAATGCAGTAGCAGGCTTCGAGATGATTCCGGTATTGCAGAAGGGAAACGGTGTTGGCGCGCACGACGGTGTGGCAGATGCTAAAACCCATGCCGTCCTTATCCGTCAAGAGGCGGTGGCTAGTACCATTGCCCCAATCGACGAAGTGATCGGTTGCTTCAACGTCGTGCAGACTACGCACAATCATAGTGTTCGATTGCCCCAGATTGAAGTGATTGATCCAAAGGCGGGAGGCGGTTGTTCTGCCCCGGTACTGCGACCTCCCCTGTCGCGCGGCCGACTGGGATCTCCGTCGAAAAACCCCGCGGCCGGTTGCCGAGAGCACGTGCAGTAATCCTACGGGATTGGCTACACGCAAACGCCCTGCCATTTGCCCCACATCGACTATTAAAACTGTAGGCGCGAGGGTATTTCGCAGCCGACCTGGATCGGCGCGTAATAGCTTGATGTTCCACCTTTCGCGCGGTACCGCCGCTTACCTTTGTATTTCCCAGAATGCAGCTGGAGATGTTGCCGGCGATGAACTGTCTCCACAGATTTGGCAAGTCGTTTCCTTCCTTTGTGACTCTCGCCGCGAATACGCTTCCCCAGCGTCTCAGCTAGGAGAGCAAATGTCATGCCGCGATAGCAGACCGATGAAGGATAAAAGTTGTGACTGTCTCAGCTGGCTAGCGATTAGAACGATTTGGCTGGGCGTGTAGCCAATCTAACAAACTGGCGAGATATTGGCCGAATACAAACAGGTCCTCGAGCGAGAACCGGTCGAGCAGAGCGGAGCGCCAAGACCCCCAAACCGCTTCAATCCGCGCTTTTAGAAGTTGCAAACTACTCCTGGCGTCACGCTAGGAAAACTCGTTGTGAACGTCGGAAATGTTGGCACAAGCTGCGCCGCCCTGTGGCTGCCCATTGAGCTATTTCTTTTTTTTCGCAATCTTGCGCTTCGGCTTCCGAGCTCTGGTCGCAGATTTAGCAGACTTTGACTCGGAGGGGGCCTTCTTCGCTCGTGGCGATCCCGGGCGGGTCTTCTTAGTCACAGGAGCATTTTGAAAGGCGCTCTGCACTCGTCGTCGATCGGCTAACACCTGGACGCGGTGTTGCAGGCTCGCAGCCTCATTCGTCCGGTTAGCGGCGCGGAAATGGTTTGCGGCCCGTCGGAAACACGCCTCTGCGGCTTTGCGATCAGTCACGCTCTCAGTAAGCTCACTTCTGAGCAAGAGAGTGTCACCGAGGTGGCTCTCCACGCGCGCAATTTCAAGCGGGTCCAGCTCGACTTTGGGATAATATTCCCGAAGGCGCCGGTAGTGCTGTATCGCCGCCGAGAGGTTTTTTGCTTGGTTTATCCGGGAGGAGACTTCGACATAGGCAGCGGCGAGCCGTGCTTCTAAATGCATCCATGGGATGTCTCGTTTGCCATCTCTCGACAACAACTTTGCGACGTGTCCAAGCTCGCTCTCCGATTCGGCTGGAGACTGCGGCAAAGCGGCCAGGGCCGCGGTGAGGCGGCGTTCGAGCTGTTGTCGAACATCGAGGGCAACTGACGATCGGCCTTGCTCCTGTTCCGGCGGCTCCAGCAGAGACTGAACAAGTGCGCGCACGAACAACGACGCAAGCTGTCTATTGACCGTTAGATCCTGTCGCGGCGCATCGCTCAACACGCATACTGCTAGAAGATGCGCCTGCGGAAACTCCTCCTGCAGCTCGGCGATTTCGTCCATGCCGGACGAAAAGCCGGCGGCGGACAAAGCCGACCGGCCCCTTTCCATTCGCATATCGGCGAGAGTCCCGAAGGCTACATGCAGCGCCCCAGCGTTTGGAATGGAGATATACCGAGACCAGTCGTCGCCGTAGGACACTCTGTGCGCAGCATTGAGAAGTCTCATTGAAGGAGCCAGCGTTTCGCGCTCCTCCCGGGCGAACTCGGTCGCGACCAATAGTCGACTTCGGTCGGACTCGTTTGCTCGATAAGCGGTCCCGACCACGATGATTGCCTGAGGAGGATCGGCACGCGGCATGCGAAATTTGCTTGGAAACAGTGACAAGCTCATCCCGCCATCAGGTCCTTTGAGTTCAAACGAATCGAGCTCGTCCCGCGAGCTCCCAGTCCGACGAAATTCGCGGGCAAGCAGTTCCTTCACTTCGCCGATACTGGTGACAATCCACGTAGATCGGATTGGGCCTTGGGTCGGAATCATTGCGGCTAAAGGTCCGCAAATCGTGAAATCATTCCCGGATAGGCGAATCGAGATCTCGCTACTCAGCCGCTTATGCAACCTTTGGGTCAGGGATCGCGTCGTCACGTAGCCGTTCACGGTCGCCGTACGCAAGGCGTCCAGTATCTCCGCCGTAAAGGACCGTGGTGCAACAGCCCGCCGCCCAAATCCCTGGGCAACAATTGTCAGGATGTTTGGGAGCACGGGATGAGGTATCCGCTGCACGAAAGACAGCGGCATGATGGTCTTGCTCCCCAACAGGGGCGCGCCTTCTCCATCGATTATGCACACGATATCGTCAAACGAGCCGTGATTTGCTGACTGAGATACAATCTCCGAGAGCGCAGTATCTTCCGGTTCTGACGAGCCCATCCTCAGAAAGAGCTGCTGCTGGCCGTCGACAACCGTATGTCCAGCAAAATAGATGAAAACTCGGCGATGGTCGCCAGCGCCTTTGGCGTGCTTGGCTAAGCTTTCGACCGCATCCAGCAGTTGAATTCGGTCGGGCTGTTCCAAAAAGAGAACCTGCTCGCGCGCGATGCCTATTTCGCCGAGCCACCTCACAAAACTTTGCGCGTCGGCGTGAGCGTCGGCAATCAGCGGCATCCCCGGCACGCCGGGAGCGCCAATGACCAGGGCGAACTGGCTAACGGTGTTGAGGGGTGCAGTTGGAGCTTGCTCACCTTCATCGTCGGCCAGCGGCTCGCCCGCGATTTCCTCCCACACTCCGACCCTCAGCCGCCATTCGCCACTCGAGTTCTGCCGTACGAGTCCGTTTTCAAGCAGCGCTTTCCAAGCGTCATCCTCTGTGTTTTCTGGGTCAAGTGGTAGATGGCGCCCGTATCGGAGCTTATCCAGAACGTCAGCAAGCCGGCGCTCGGAAAACCTATTTCTAAATTGGTGAGCCCTCGTCTTCAAATCAGCGGCCGTTGCTGGATCGCCAAGCAGAACCCGGCTCACTCGGGCGAATGCTGATGCGAAATCGGGAATTGAATGTTCACCGCGTTCGTCGAGGTATCTCACGGCGTATCTGCCCACGCGATCCTGGATATTTTCCAGATGCAGCGAGACGCGCGCCTCCAACTCGGACGCAGCAGCTTCGGCTTCAGACTTGCGCAGAGACCGCATTAAGATTCTTCGAGCGAGCGCACGGACCTCAAAATAGGTGTGCTCCGGATCGCTGTTCGCCGCCGCTTCCGCGGTGCCGACGATCCCACTCAGCATAACCTGCGCAAGCACATAGGGAGAGGTATCTCGTCCGAGAACTGCTTCTTGGATCAGCCGCGCGACGGGAAGCGTGAAGGGGGTCGTGCACAATAGACGCGCAAGCCTGAGCGCGTCGGGTGACTGCACCGCGAGAGCTGAGATGATCTGCTCGAAATCGGACTTGGAACGGTTGGCCTGGTTCGGCTGCAATGACGTGATGCGCGAGGAATCCAGGAAGATCACCGGATTGCTTCCGCCGAGCCCCATCTGCATCTTGGCAAATCGGTGTACGCTCGCGGGATCCAGGCCTAGCACCGGCACGAAGGGACTGGTCGTTTCGTCAGAGATCGTCCACCAATAACGGCGTACGTCGAGCTGCGCTACCGGAAGCCCCGGCTTCACAGCCGAACAGAGGCCTTGAGGCTCTCCCAAGGGGGAGCGCTTGCGATCACCCTCTGGCAGTAAATAGATGAGAGCGACCGACGATGTGTCCAGCCAATCGCGCAGAAGCCGATCATAACTGCCATTCGTCCAATTCGGCGAAGAACCGTGCGTGGCGAGAAGGACGAGCCTTGCAACTCCGCTGCCGGCGACGAACTTCGTTGAGACGCGGGCGCCAGCCTGTGACACGAGCACGAAATCAGAACCCTCCGCATCCGTCGCGCGCGACCGCTTCTCAAGGTGCCAGAAACGCACATCGTCGAAAGCGCCGCTTTCATGCAGGATCTTGAAAAATTCGCGAAGTGTTTGTCGCCAGATTGGGATCGCCGGATCGTCCTCGAGCACGAGATCGACGGTAAACCAGCGCTGCTCCGACGGCTTGAGGATCGGAAAGGGAAAACCGATGGTCGCGGATGCGTCGACTGTTTGCTCCTCGTCCATTTCTGACCGCTCGGCAGATTTTCTACGGAGCGTGAACGGCCGTAAAGCGCGCGAGAAGTCTAGGCGGTTTGGTAAGGCAGGCGCTGAAGGAACGGAGCCGAGCGAGGCCCTGCGCGTCCCCACCCCGCTCGGCGCGTCGGCCCAGACTTGGGCGGGCGCGGCGCTTCGTGGACCGGCGGCGGCTTCGCTGGTCCGCTCGATGACGGCAGCACCACCGAGCGCCGGCTGCGTTTGGACGGCCGGCGTGCGTTGCTGCACGTCTTCCACGTCGTCGAATAACTTGCCACTGACGTGGTGGGCCAGCCAAAAGCAGTCGAGCATATGCTCAGCGGCTAGATCTACACCGCCCGAGCGCAGCCCCCTCAAAAGGTCGGAAAGCTGCATATCAGCTCGCGGTGAGTGAGCGGAGAAGGTTTTGCTTCAGTTGTTCGAGTTCCTCCTTGTCGAAGGATCTTGTACCATCGGCTAGCGAGACCGTCAGGAACATGGCGTTCAACAGCTGGTCCGTTGCGAGATCCTCATTTTTAGCCAGCCGTTCCGCGAATTCCTGGATGAGGTGACGTCTCTTATTCGTGCGATCCTCATCCTCGTACTTGCCCAGCTGTGATTCGACGATGTCAGCCAGTTGTGTCTCGGAGGGCTGGGTAACGTTCAATCTGATGCAGCGGCGCAGAAAAGGAGCAGGAAAATCGCGCTCAGCATTCGAAGTGATGACCACAAAGGGAAATTCGCCGCACACGATCCTTCCGTCGGCGATCGTGACCAGATCTCCAAAGTAGTCTCGCACCCGGACTTCATGCGCATTCGTGCCCCGCTTCCGGGATCGGGCTGTCGTCGGCTTCGGCTTCAGGCGCACGAGCTCGGGGATTTCATAGGTACCCTCTTCAATAACGTTCAGCAAATCGTTGGCGAAATCCAGATCGGACTTGTCGATCTCATCGATGAGGAGAGGCCGCGGCCAGGTCTGGCCCATCAGCGCTGTACCCAAGGGGCCAAGGCGGAGGAAGTCCTCCACAGGCGGATCCTTTGTCTTGCTCGCTTGGAGGCGGCCAACCGCATCATACTCGTAGATCCCGCCCTTCACTGTAGATTTCGAGGAGATCGGCCAACGGATGACAGATCCAAGGCGGAGTTCGTAAGCAACTTTCGAAATGAGGGTCGATTTGCCAGTTCCTGGCCTGCCGGTAAGGAGCAGCGGGCGCCTAAGATAGAGGGCAGCATTGACAGCCATCCTCATCGGTTCAGTGGGAATAAAGGGGTCGGCCCTCTTCTTCTCGGAGGCCAAGTCCAGCCCCGCGGGACGCGATAATTGGCTGTTGCGGCCAGCGAACCGCCATGGCGGCGCCGGCGGAAGATCGTAGAGCCTGTCGGTCTGTTCTGCGTCTTTGCCGGTAAATATCTTCCAGTCTTGTGTCATGTGCTCGTTCGCGAAGGAGATGAGAGTTTCAAAAATGGCTTGAAATCAGGATCGTCCCATAGCAAGGCCCCGTGCACCGCCAACTCGTTGCATTCCTGCCGTCCGTTACGAATCCAGCTTGGAAGGTCTTTGAGCTGACCCACACCGGCTAGGGCGCCTAGAAGATATTTCTTCAGTGCGATCGTCCAGTCTCCGCCGCAGGCCGGCTCCTTCTGAAGCCAATAGGCGTAACCAACTCCGCGCAGCACCACGCGTCTTAGAATATCGCGGCGCCCTGTTTCCGCGTGAGGATCGGGCCCGCAAATGAAGCCGGCATAGCAGAAGCCTTGATCACCAGAAAACATCTGCGGCAGCTTGGTTGCTTCGCTCGGAATCTGTACGAGCTTGATCTTGTCCGGAGAGCATTTCGCCATTGCCTGCTTGTAAGCCAGAACGGCTTGTGGCGGCGG
This is a stretch of genomic DNA from Bradyrhizobium sp. CB2312. It encodes these proteins:
- a CDS encoding ectoine synthase, with protein sequence MIVRSLHDVEATDHFVDWGNGTSHRLLTDKDGMGFSICHTVVRANTVSLLQYRNHLEACYCIGGEGEVEDMDGNVFPIRRGDMYVLDKHDKHFLRGGRGKDLIIVSIFNPPLTGTERHKLDDPAGSTY
- a CDS encoding SAV_2336 N-terminal domain-related protein, encoding MQLSDLLRGLRSGGVDLAAEHMLDCFWLAHHVSGKLFDDVEDVQQRTPAVQTQPALGGAAVIERTSEAAAGPRSAAPAQVWADAPSGVGTRRASLGSVPSAPALPNRLDFSRALRPFTLRRKSAERSEMDEEQTVDASATIGFPFPILKPSEQRWFTVDLVLEDDPAIPIWRQTLREFFKILHESGAFDDVRFWHLEKRSRATDAEGSDFVLVSQAGARVSTKFVAGSGVARLVLLATHGSSPNWTNGSYDRLLRDWLDTSSVALIYLLPEGDRKRSPLGEPQGLCSAVKPGLPVAQLDVRRYWWTISDETTSPFVPVLGLDPASVHRFAKMQMGLGGSNPVIFLDSSRITSLQPNQANRSKSDFEQIISALAVQSPDALRLARLLCTTPFTLPVARLIQEAVLGRDTSPYVLAQVMLSGIVGTAEAAANSDPEHTYFEVRALARRILMRSLRKSEAEAAASELEARVSLHLENIQDRVGRYAVRYLDERGEHSIPDFASAFARVSRVLLGDPATAADLKTRAHQFRNRFSERRLADVLDKLRYGRHLPLDPENTEDDAWKALLENGLVRQNSSGEWRLRVGVWEEIAGEPLADDEGEQAPTAPLNTVSQFALVIGAPGVPGMPLIADAHADAQSFVRWLGEIGIAREQVLFLEQPDRIQLLDAVESLAKHAKGAGDHRRVFIYFAGHTVVDGQQQLFLRMGSSEPEDTALSEIVSQSANHGSFDDIVCIIDGEGAPLLGSKTIMPLSFVQRIPHPVLPNILTIVAQGFGRRAVAPRSFTAEILDALRTATVNGYVTTRSLTQRLHKRLSSEISIRLSGNDFTICGPLAAMIPTQGPIRSTWIVTSIGEVKELLAREFRRTGSSRDELDSFELKGPDGGMSLSLFPSKFRMPRADPPQAIIVVGTAYRANESDRSRLLVATEFAREERETLAPSMRLLNAAHRVSYGDDWSRYISIPNAGALHVAFGTLADMRMERGRSALSAAGFSSGMDEIAELQEEFPQAHLLAVCVLSDAPRQDLTVNRQLASLFVRALVQSLLEPPEQEQGRSSVALDVRQQLERRLTAALAALPQSPAESESELGHVAKLLSRDGKRDIPWMHLEARLAAAYVEVSSRINQAKNLSAAIQHYRRLREYYPKVELDPLEIARVESHLGDTLLLRSELTESVTDRKAAEACFRRAANHFRAANRTNEAASLQHRVQVLADRRRVQSAFQNAPVTKKTRPGSPRAKKAPSESKSAKSATRARKPKRKIAKKKK
- a CDS encoding MoxR family ATPase — protein: MTQDWKIFTGKDAEQTDRLYDLPPAPPWRFAGRNSQLSRPAGLDLASEKKRADPFIPTEPMRMAVNAALYLRRPLLLTGRPGTGKSTLISKVAYELRLGSVIRWPISSKSTVKGGIYEYDAVGRLQASKTKDPPVEDFLRLGPLGTALMGQTWPRPLLIDEIDKSDLDFANDLLNVIEEGTYEIPELVRLKPKPTTARSRKRGTNAHEVRVRDYFGDLVTIADGRIVCGEFPFVVITSNAERDFPAPFLRRCIRLNVTQPSETQLADIVESQLGKYEDEDRTNKRRHLIQEFAERLAKNEDLATDQLLNAMFLTVSLADGTRSFDKEELEQLKQNLLRSLTAS